The following coding sequences lie in one Azospirillum humicireducens genomic window:
- the atpD gene encoding F0F1 ATP synthase subunit beta — protein sequence MATTNSVGKITQVTGAVVDVQFDGDLPAILNALHTQNDGKTLVLEVAQHLGESTVRTIAMDSTDGLVRGAEVTDTGAPIAVPVGPETLGRIINVIGEPIDERGAVNAARSLPIHRQAPDFVDQSTDAEVLITGIKVIDLLAPYAKGGKIGLFGGAGVGKTVTIMELINNVAKAHGGVSVFAGVGERTREGNDLYHEMIESGVIKLDGPGSKVALVYGQMNEPPGARARVALSGLTLAEYFRDEEGQDVLFFVDNIFRFTQAGSEVSALLGRIPSAVGYQPTLGTDMGALQERITSTKKGSITSVQAIYVPADDLTDPAPAASFAHLDATTVLSRSIAEMAIFPAVDPLDSTSRILDPRVVGEEHYAVARSVQKVLQTYKSLQDIIAILGMDELSEEDKLVVARARKIQRFLSQPFHVAEVFTGTPGVLVPLEETIKGFKGIVNGDYDHLPEAAFYMVGTIDEAIAKAKKLAAA from the coding sequence ATGGCCACCACCAATTCTGTCGGCAAGATCACGCAGGTCACGGGCGCCGTCGTGGACGTGCAGTTCGACGGCGACCTGCCGGCGATCCTGAACGCGCTGCACACCCAGAACGACGGCAAGACCCTCGTTCTGGAAGTGGCGCAGCACCTGGGTGAGAGCACGGTCCGCACCATCGCCATGGACAGCACCGACGGTCTGGTGCGTGGCGCCGAGGTGACCGACACCGGCGCGCCGATCGCGGTGCCGGTCGGCCCGGAGACGCTTGGCCGCATCATCAACGTCATCGGCGAGCCGATCGACGAGCGGGGCGCGGTCAACGCCGCCCGCTCGCTGCCGATCCACCGTCAGGCCCCGGACTTCGTCGACCAGTCGACGGACGCCGAAGTGCTGATCACCGGCATCAAGGTCATCGACCTGCTGGCGCCCTACGCCAAGGGCGGCAAGATCGGCCTGTTCGGCGGCGCCGGCGTCGGCAAGACCGTGACGATCATGGAGCTGATCAACAACGTCGCCAAGGCGCACGGCGGCGTGTCGGTGTTCGCCGGCGTGGGTGAGCGTACCCGCGAGGGCAACGACCTCTACCACGAGATGATCGAGTCGGGCGTCATCAAGCTCGACGGCCCGGGCTCCAAGGTGGCCCTGGTGTACGGCCAGATGAACGAGCCGCCGGGCGCCCGCGCCCGCGTCGCGCTGAGCGGCCTGACCCTCGCGGAGTACTTCCGCGACGAGGAAGGCCAGGACGTGCTGTTCTTCGTGGACAACATCTTCCGCTTCACCCAGGCCGGTTCGGAAGTGTCGGCTCTGCTGGGCCGCATCCCGTCGGCGGTGGGTTACCAGCCGACGCTGGGCACCGACATGGGCGCCCTGCAGGAGCGCATCACCTCGACGAAGAAGGGCTCGATCACCTCGGTGCAGGCCATCTACGTGCCCGCCGACGATCTGACCGACCCGGCCCCGGCCGCCTCCTTCGCCCACCTCGACGCCACCACGGTGCTGTCGCGCTCGATCGCCGAAATGGCCATCTTCCCGGCCGTGGACCCGCTCGACTCGACCAGCCGCATCCTCGACCCGCGCGTCGTCGGTGAGGAGCACTACGCGGTCGCCCGTTCGGTGCAGAAGGTTCTGCAGACCTACAAGTCGCTGCAGGACATCATCGCCATCCTGGGCATGGACGAGCTGTCGGAAGAGGACAAGCTGGTCGTCGCCCGCGCCCGCAAGATCCAGCGCTTCCTGTCGCAGCCGTTCCACGTCGCCGAGGTGTTCACCGGCACCCCGGGCGTGCTGGTCCCGCTGGAAGAGACCATCAAGGGCTTCAAGGGCATCGTGAACGGCGACTACGATCACCTGCCGGAGGCCGCCTTCTACATGGTCGGCACCATCGACGAGGCGATCGCCAAGGCCAAGAAGCTGGCCGCTGCCTGA
- a CDS encoding superoxide dismutase family protein produces MTRAHPPRIATTQALLIAGLSLFAAPALAQQSAPAPAPAAQAAVADAQGKPLGTVTFTRFPHGILVHGQLEGLPPGWHGIHIHENGACTPDFKAAGGHFGAQGSKHGLEAQHMHYGELPNIWANEAGKAGFEAITHMVTLTDEPNGLFKQGGTSIIIHAQPDDYLSQPAGNSGDRIACGVIKKP; encoded by the coding sequence ATGACCCGTGCCCACCCGCCCCGGATCGCGACGACGCAGGCCTTGCTGATCGCCGGCCTGTCGCTGTTCGCCGCCCCGGCCCTGGCCCAGCAGTCGGCCCCGGCTCCCGCTCCCGCCGCCCAGGCCGCCGTCGCCGATGCCCAGGGCAAGCCGCTGGGGACCGTCACCTTCACCCGCTTCCCGCACGGCATCCTGGTCCATGGCCAGCTGGAAGGGCTGCCGCCGGGCTGGCATGGCATCCACATCCACGAGAACGGCGCCTGCACGCCCGACTTCAAGGCGGCCGGCGGCCATTTCGGCGCCCAGGGCTCCAAGCACGGGCTTGAGGCGCAGCACATGCACTACGGCGAGCTTCCCAACATCTGGGCCAACGAGGCCGGCAAGGCCGGCTTCGAGGCGATCACCCACATGGTCACACTGACCGACGAACCGAACGGCCTGTTCAAGCAGGGCGGCACTTCGATCATCATCCACGCCCAGCCCGACGATTATCTCAGCCAGCCCGCCGGCAACTCCGGCGACCGCATCGCCTGCGGCGTCATCAAGAAGCCGTAA
- a CDS encoding Fur family transcriptional regulator — MTSRLEALCMEKGLKMTGQRRVISQVLSDADDHPDVEEVHRRAVQIDPRISIATVYRTMRLLEDAQVIERVDLGDGRARYEEATADHHHHLIDTRTGRIIEFASPELEALKERIARELGYKIVGHRLEIYGVPLDEEERP, encoded by the coding sequence ATGACGTCGCGTCTGGAAGCGTTGTGTATGGAGAAGGGGCTGAAGATGACCGGGCAGCGCCGTGTCATCTCGCAGGTGTTGTCGGACGCCGACGACCATCCCGATGTGGAGGAGGTGCATCGCCGGGCCGTGCAGATCGACCCGCGCATTTCCATCGCCACGGTGTACCGCACCATGCGGCTGCTGGAGGACGCGCAGGTGATCGAGCGCGTCGACCTGGGCGATGGCCGTGCGCGGTACGAGGAGGCGACGGCCGACCACCACCACCACCTGATCGACACCCGCACCGGGCGGATCATCGAGTTCGCCAGCCCGGAGCTGGAGGCGCTGAAGGAACGCATCGCCCGCGAACTCGGCTACAAGATCGTCGGCCACCGGCTGGAGATCTACGGCGTGCCCCTGGATGAGGAGGAGCGTCCATGA
- a CDS encoding F0F1 ATP synthase subunit epsilon, whose translation MADKVEFELVSPEKLLKSQPVDMVVVPGSEGDFGVLAGHSPMISTVRPGVIDVYEGDRIVDRVFVAGGFAEVTEARCTVLAEEAVALTDLDRAAVEKQIKDLSEDLDDSKSDAERAVAESKLAVARAKLDALSQSSAH comes from the coding sequence ATGGCCGATAAAGTCGAATTCGAGCTGGTCTCGCCGGAAAAGCTGCTGAAGTCGCAGCCCGTGGACATGGTCGTGGTGCCGGGTTCGGAAGGCGACTTCGGCGTGCTCGCCGGTCATTCGCCGATGATCTCGACCGTGCGTCCGGGTGTCATCGACGTCTATGAGGGCGACCGCATCGTCGACCGCGTCTTCGTCGCCGGCGGCTTCGCCGAGGTCACCGAGGCCCGCTGCACCGTTCTGGCCGAGGAAGCGGTGGCGCTGACCGACCTGGACCGCGCCGCGGTCGAGAAGCAGATCAAGGATCTGTCCGAGGATCTGGACGACAGCAAGTCGGACGCCGAGCGGGCCGTGGCAGAGTCCAAGCTGGCCGTTGCGCGCGCCAAGCTGGACGCGCTGAGCCAGTCCTCCGCTCACTGA
- the terL gene encoding phage terminase large subunit, producing the protein MRAGKEDSFFGFVDGWNRMVELKTPAHHARMTGWLEEHMAGQNRRMLLMAFRGSGKSTLVGLFAAWLLLRDPNRRLLVLAADMRLATKMVRNVKRILERHPGCAHLKPPARERDQWAADQFTVVRPMELRDPSMAAAGIGGNITGSRADVVICDDVEVPRNADTGIKRAALRERLSELEYVLVPGGAQLYVGTPHAQDSLYAEETDDGSPPFLDGFERLVLPVYTEDAEGNRTYTWKERFGEAHVARIRKSTGPNKFTSQMLLRPVSAADGMLDVAKLGRYDAELVYREALGRAVLTLGGVRMVSASCWWDPAFARLEADGKAKSGDGSVVAVVFGGADKHFYLHRVLYLTVDPRLEETEADQQCGQVSRLLADNHLPSIHIEINGLGRFLPGLLRERLRNDRLAVGVVEQTSRKPKAQRIAEAFNALMADRRLLAHRSVWDTPLIREMRDWRPDGRYRGPDDGLDAVAGCLGAEPFRFEDVAPAPERRPDWRGVGTVVAPSDWEL; encoded by the coding sequence ATGAGGGCGGGGAAGGAGGACAGCTTCTTCGGCTTCGTCGACGGCTGGAACAGGATGGTCGAACTGAAGACCCCCGCCCACCATGCGCGGATGACGGGATGGCTGGAGGAGCATATGGCCGGGCAGAACCGGCGCATGCTGCTGATGGCCTTCCGCGGGTCGGGCAAATCCACCCTGGTCGGGCTGTTCGCGGCCTGGCTGCTGCTGCGCGATCCCAACCGCCGGCTGCTGGTGCTGGCCGCCGACATGCGGCTGGCGACGAAGATGGTGCGCAACGTCAAGCGCATCCTGGAACGCCATCCCGGCTGCGCCCACCTGAAGCCGCCGGCCAGGGAGCGCGACCAATGGGCGGCCGACCAGTTCACGGTGGTGCGGCCGATGGAACTGCGCGACCCATCGATGGCGGCGGCCGGCATCGGCGGCAACATCACCGGCAGCCGCGCCGACGTGGTGATCTGCGACGACGTGGAGGTGCCGCGCAATGCCGATACCGGGATCAAGCGTGCAGCGTTGCGCGAGCGTCTGTCGGAACTGGAGTATGTGCTGGTGCCGGGCGGGGCGCAGCTCTATGTCGGCACGCCGCATGCGCAGGACAGCCTCTATGCCGAGGAGACCGACGACGGCAGCCCGCCCTTCCTGGACGGGTTCGAACGGCTGGTCCTGCCGGTCTATACCGAGGACGCCGAGGGAAACCGCACCTACACCTGGAAGGAGCGCTTCGGCGAGGCGCATGTCGCCCGCATCCGCAAGTCCACCGGCCCCAACAAATTCACCAGCCAGATGCTGCTGCGTCCGGTCAGTGCCGCCGACGGCATGCTGGATGTCGCCAAGCTCGGCCGCTACGACGCGGAGCTGGTCTATCGCGAGGCGCTGGGCCGCGCGGTGCTGACGCTGGGCGGAGTGCGGATGGTTTCCGCCTCCTGCTGGTGGGACCCGGCCTTCGCCCGGCTGGAAGCGGACGGCAAGGCGAAAAGCGGTGACGGCAGCGTGGTCGCCGTGGTTTTCGGCGGCGCCGACAAACACTTCTACCTGCACCGGGTGCTGTATCTGACGGTCGATCCCCGGTTGGAAGAGACGGAAGCCGATCAGCAATGCGGGCAGGTCTCCCGCCTGCTCGCCGACAACCACCTGCCGTCGATCCATATCGAGATCAACGGCTTGGGCCGCTTCCTGCCCGGCCTGCTGCGTGAACGGCTGCGCAATGACCGGCTGGCCGTCGGCGTGGTCGAGCAGACCAGCCGCAAGCCCAAGGCCCAGCGGATCGCGGAGGCCTTCAACGCCCTGATGGCCGACCGCCGCCTGCTGGCCCACCGGTCGGTGTGGGACACGCCGCTGATCCGTGAAATGCGCGACTGGCGCCCGGACGGCCGTTACCGCGGACCTGACGACGGCCTGGACGCTGTGGCCGGCTGCCTCGGAGCCGAGCCCTTCCGCTTCGAAGACGTGGCGCCCGCTCCCGAACGCCGCCCCGATTGGCGGGGTGTCGGCACGGTGGTGGCGCCGTCGGATTGGGAGCTTTGA
- a CDS encoding DEAD/DEAH box helicase encodes MTEFSGLGLIEPLLRAVAEEGYSTATPIQAGAIPLLLAGRDVLGLAQTGTGKTAAFTLPILQRLFQNKKRVAAKSPRTLILTPTRELALQIGDSFTTYGRHLPIRRTVIHGGVGQSPQVAAIARGTEVLIATPGRLLDLMAQNHVRLDQIEVFVLDEADRMLDMGFIRDVRKVVAVLPKERQTLLFSATMPDAVVDLANSILTDAERIEVTPQSTTVERINQRVLFVERSDKRRLLADLLEDSAMARTIVFARTKHGADRIADHLKKAGIAADAIHGDKSQSARVRALESFRAGELRALVATDIAARGIDIDGISHVINFDLPNEPESYVHRIGRTARAGTDGSAVSFCDHEEVGYLKDIEKTIRQPIPADTDHPYHAVDVAQIHASSKPPPRPKAPGSNRNQNNRNQQQARPRNAASNAAPKPAAPAKAAQPKPVASAAKAPQKAIKPAGAPRPDAARNDQNRHDRRPAPHAVSHGNNHGGNGSGKQAPRAAGTPGGNTPLRRKPSAA; translated from the coding sequence ATGACCGAATTCTCCGGCCTCGGCCTGATCGAGCCTCTTCTGCGCGCCGTCGCGGAGGAGGGATACTCCACGGCCACGCCGATCCAGGCCGGCGCCATCCCGCTCCTGCTGGCCGGCCGCGACGTTCTGGGCCTGGCCCAGACCGGCACCGGCAAGACCGCAGCCTTCACGCTGCCCATCCTGCAGCGGCTGTTCCAGAACAAGAAGCGCGTGGCCGCCAAGTCGCCGCGCACGCTGATCCTGACCCCGACGCGGGAACTGGCGCTGCAGATCGGTGACAGCTTCACCACCTACGGCCGCCATCTGCCGATCCGCCGCACCGTCATCCATGGCGGCGTCGGCCAAAGCCCGCAGGTCGCCGCCATCGCCCGCGGGACGGAGGTGCTGATCGCCACCCCCGGCCGCCTGCTCGACCTGATGGCGCAGAACCATGTCCGCCTCGACCAGATCGAGGTGTTCGTACTGGACGAAGCCGACCGCATGCTCGACATGGGCTTCATCCGTGATGTGCGGAAGGTGGTCGCAGTGCTGCCGAAGGAACGGCAGACCCTGCTGTTCTCCGCCACCATGCCGGACGCCGTGGTCGATCTGGCCAACAGCATCCTGACCGATGCCGAGCGCATCGAGGTGACGCCGCAATCGACCACGGTGGAGCGCATCAACCAGCGCGTCCTGTTCGTGGAGCGCAGCGACAAGCGCCGCCTGCTGGCCGACCTGCTCGAGGATTCGGCGATGGCCCGCACCATCGTCTTCGCCCGCACCAAGCACGGCGCCGACCGCATCGCCGACCACCTGAAGAAGGCGGGCATCGCCGCCGACGCCATCCATGGCGACAAGTCGCAGTCGGCCCGCGTCCGCGCGCTGGAAAGCTTCCGCGCCGGCGAGTTGCGGGCGCTGGTGGCGACCGACATCGCCGCCCGCGGCATCGACATCGACGGCATCAGCCACGTCATCAACTTCGACCTGCCCAACGAGCCGGAAAGCTACGTCCACCGCATCGGCCGGACAGCGCGTGCCGGCACCGACGGCAGCGCGGTCTCCTTCTGCGACCATGAAGAGGTCGGCTACCTGAAGGACATCGAGAAGACGATCCGTCAACCGATCCCGGCCGACACCGACCACCCCTATCACGCGGTGGACGTGGCGCAGATCCACGCCTCCAGCAAGCCGCCGCCCCGCCCCAAGGCGCCGGGCAGCAACCGCAACCAGAACAACCGCAACCAGCAGCAGGCCCGCCCCAGAAACGCCGCTTCCAACGCAGCGCCGAAGCCGGCGGCCCCCGCCAAGGCGGCGCAGCCAAAGCCGGTCGCGTCGGCCGCCAAGGCCCCGCAAAAGGCCATCAAGCCGGCCGGGGCGCCGCGGCCTGACGCCGCCCGCAACGACCAGAACCGGCATGACCGCCGCCCGGCTCCACACGCCGTTTCGCACGGCAACAACCATGGGGGCAATGGCAGCGGCAAGCAGGCGCCGCGCGCCGCCGGAACCCCCGGCGGCAACACCCCGCTGCGCCGCAAGCCCAGCGCTGCCTGA
- a CDS encoding phage capsid protein → MSTSIAQAFVKQFEREVHEAYQRMGSKLRNTVRSKNNVQGASTVFQKVGKGAASTKSRHGAVPVMNLDHTPVECALYDFYAGDWVDRLDELKTNIDERQIIANAGAYALGRKTDELLIAELDKSVNYAGSATDGLTKAKILAAFEMMGEADVPDDGQRFAVVGWKQWSQLLGIEEFASSDYVGSDELPWRGTQAKRWLGTLWLPHSGLTLSGTVRLCHWYHKTAVGHAAGADVKTDITWHGDRAAHFVNNMMSQGAALIDTTGVVTLRCLES, encoded by the coding sequence ATGTCGACCAGCATCGCCCAGGCGTTCGTCAAGCAGTTCGAACGCGAGGTCCACGAGGCCTACCAGCGTATGGGTTCCAAGCTGCGCAACACGGTGCGCAGCAAGAACAACGTGCAGGGCGCCTCCACCGTCTTCCAGAAGGTCGGCAAGGGCGCCGCCTCCACCAAGTCGCGCCACGGCGCGGTCCCGGTGATGAACCTGGACCACACCCCGGTCGAATGCGCGCTGTATGATTTCTATGCCGGCGACTGGGTCGACCGGCTGGACGAACTGAAGACCAACATCGACGAGCGCCAGATCATCGCCAATGCCGGCGCCTATGCGCTGGGGCGCAAGACCGACGAACTTCTGATCGCCGAACTGGACAAATCCGTCAACTATGCCGGCAGCGCCACCGACGGGCTGACCAAGGCCAAGATCCTGGCCGCCTTCGAGATGATGGGCGAGGCTGATGTGCCGGACGACGGCCAGCGCTTCGCCGTCGTCGGCTGGAAGCAGTGGAGCCAGCTGCTGGGCATCGAGGAGTTCGCCAGCTCCGACTATGTCGGTTCCGACGAGCTGCCCTGGCGCGGCACCCAGGCCAAGCGCTGGCTCGGCACGCTGTGGCTGCCGCACTCCGGCCTGACGCTGAGCGGCACTGTCCGACTCTGCCACTGGTATCACAAGACGGCGGTCGGCCACGCGGCGGGCGCCGACGTGAAGACCGACATCACCTGGCACGGCGACCGCGCGGCGCATTTCGTCAACAACATGATGAGCCAGGGCGCCGCGCTGATCGACACCACCGGCGTGGTGACGCTGCGCTGCCTGGAGAGCTGA
- a CDS encoding glycosyl hydrolase family 28-related protein, protein MSTPLLIPRGTPRVQYLADGMQRVFTYPFPIFADEDLQVFLGAALQSTGYAVSGAGATAGGAVTFGAAPAEGTIVLLRRRLPIERRSDFGESGPLPAAALNGELDRLTAMLQQVAGDQELMLRYGDSDLPASPLLPERGLRQGKLLAFDSAGNPTIRPPVDEEALATYVPPGAGATARPVRDKLADLVSVKDFGAVGDGLVDDTLALQAALTSARAVFVPPGSYRIANTLTLGYGQTLYGAGQGSVIRGASNGFDLIHLPDGYATLSGLRLEQGKAGVRLFGRDGPCVQNSLTDLTLWEPEVGLVFDGYIDPNLPCYWNNIARVLVARPSRHGVWLTRTGAGDTPNANRFHAVRVYSLSAPMTGCGFFVEQGRFNNAFFDCEANLWPGAEACFRVGAVTDKTLIVNFYAESLGALPNLQLDAGSVETAVVNLFSAAAGPAILDRSGGQYTAVNAGYPEKNRLQRCRVTELVVEAMRYDTDYVEPVNGGAVALDLRSSVYLASAYGGPVELRLPKAEDANGHAVTIKRTDASANPLTVTETGGPGPDGRMLSLGNRYDFVTLVSNGAGWWIVAGNSQPGNARYHDTPGLFEPDLNQQLYLVSAWNGAVEVRLPAPSAPHAVGRTVTVKKSDTGGNRVTVTQSGGGGPDSEAIALTAQGHAVTVMSNGAGWHILGRNP, encoded by the coding sequence ATGTCCACGCCGCTTCTCATCCCGCGCGGAACCCCGCGCGTCCAGTATCTTGCAGACGGCATGCAGCGGGTCTTCACCTACCCGTTTCCGATCTTTGCCGACGAGGATCTCCAGGTCTTCCTGGGCGCGGCGCTCCAGAGCACCGGCTATGCGGTCAGCGGAGCCGGTGCGACGGCCGGCGGGGCGGTGACCTTTGGCGCCGCACCGGCGGAGGGCACGATCGTCCTGCTGCGCCGCCGCCTGCCCATCGAACGGCGCAGCGATTTCGGCGAGAGCGGGCCGCTGCCCGCCGCCGCCCTCAATGGCGAGCTGGACCGGCTGACGGCGATGCTCCAGCAGGTGGCGGGCGATCAGGAGCTGATGCTGCGCTATGGCGACAGCGACCTGCCGGCCTCCCCCCTGCTGCCGGAGCGGGGGTTGCGCCAGGGCAAGCTGCTGGCCTTCGACAGCGCCGGCAACCCGACGATCCGCCCGCCGGTGGACGAGGAGGCGCTGGCGACCTATGTGCCGCCGGGGGCGGGAGCGACCGCCCGGCCGGTGCGCGACAAGCTGGCCGATCTCGTGTCGGTGAAGGATTTCGGCGCGGTGGGCGACGGTCTGGTCGACGACACGCTGGCCTTGCAGGCGGCGTTGACCTCCGCCCGTGCCGTGTTCGTGCCGCCGGGCAGCTACCGCATCGCCAACACGCTGACGCTCGGTTATGGGCAGACGCTGTACGGGGCGGGGCAGGGATCGGTGATCCGCGGGGCGTCCAACGGCTTCGACCTGATCCATCTGCCGGACGGCTACGCCACCCTGTCGGGCCTGCGGCTGGAGCAGGGCAAGGCAGGAGTGCGGCTGTTCGGGCGTGATGGGCCTTGCGTGCAGAACAGCCTGACCGACCTGACGCTGTGGGAGCCGGAGGTCGGGCTGGTCTTCGACGGCTATATCGACCCGAACCTGCCCTGCTATTGGAACAACATCGCCCGCGTGCTGGTGGCGCGGCCGTCGCGCCATGGGGTGTGGCTGACGCGGACGGGGGCGGGCGACACGCCGAACGCCAACCGGTTCCATGCGGTGCGGGTCTATTCGCTGTCGGCACCGATGACCGGCTGCGGTTTCTTCGTGGAGCAGGGGCGCTTCAACAACGCCTTCTTCGACTGCGAGGCCAATCTGTGGCCGGGAGCGGAGGCCTGTTTCCGTGTCGGCGCCGTCACCGACAAGACGCTGATCGTGAATTTCTACGCCGAGTCGCTGGGCGCGCTGCCGAACCTGCAGCTGGATGCCGGGTCGGTGGAGACGGCGGTCGTCAACCTGTTCTCCGCTGCCGCCGGACCGGCGATCCTCGACCGCTCGGGCGGGCAATACACCGCTGTCAATGCCGGCTATCCGGAGAAGAACCGGCTGCAGCGCTGCCGCGTCACCGAGCTGGTGGTGGAGGCGATGCGGTACGACACCGACTATGTCGAGCCGGTCAATGGCGGGGCGGTGGCGCTGGACCTGCGCAGTTCCGTCTATCTGGCCAGCGCCTATGGCGGGCCGGTGGAGTTGCGTCTACCGAAGGCGGAGGACGCCAACGGCCATGCGGTGACGATCAAGCGCACCGATGCCTCGGCCAACCCGCTGACGGTGACGGAGACCGGCGGACCGGGGCCGGACGGGCGGATGCTGTCGCTCGGCAACCGGTACGATTTCGTCACGCTGGTGTCGAACGGGGCCGGCTGGTGGATCGTCGCCGGCAACAGCCAGCCGGGCAACGCCCGCTATCACGATACCCCCGGCCTGTTCGAGCCGGATTTGAACCAGCAGCTCTATCTGGTCAGCGCCTGGAACGGGGCGGTGGAGGTGCGTCTGCCGGCGCCGTCGGCGCCGCATGCAGTGGGGCGGACGGTCACCGTCAAGAAGTCCGACACCGGCGGCAACCGCGTCACCGTCACCCAGTCCGGCGGCGGCGGGCCGGACAGCGAGGCCATTGCGCTGACCGCCCAAGGCCATGCGGTGACGGTGATGTCGAACGGCGCCGGCTGGCACATCCTGGGGCGGAATCCATGA
- the gstA gene encoding glutathione transferase GstA: MKLYYKPGACSLSPHIVLREAGLPFDLVKVDLVTKTLPDGSDFRAVNPKGQVPTLTLDEGGILTEGAVIVQYVADKVPGSGLIPAAGTIERYRVQELLNFIGSELHKGVVPLFPMLKEVVSDNYREFAGKVLGGKLAVLNTQLEGKAYLTGDTFTVADAYAYTVLSWLPRIGFDLSPLPNLVAFAERVAARPAVQAAHAAEAQG, translated from the coding sequence ATGAAGCTCTATTATAAGCCGGGCGCCTGTTCGCTGTCGCCGCACATCGTTCTGCGCGAGGCCGGGCTGCCTTTCGATCTGGTCAAGGTCGATCTCGTCACCAAGACCCTGCCCGACGGCAGCGACTTCCGCGCGGTGAACCCCAAAGGGCAGGTGCCGACGCTGACGCTCGACGAGGGCGGCATCCTGACCGAGGGGGCGGTGATCGTGCAGTATGTCGCCGACAAGGTGCCGGGCAGCGGTCTGATTCCTGCTGCGGGCACCATCGAGCGCTACCGCGTGCAGGAACTGCTGAACTTCATCGGGTCGGAACTGCACAAGGGTGTCGTCCCGCTGTTTCCGATGCTGAAGGAGGTCGTCTCCGACAACTACCGCGAGTTCGCGGGCAAGGTGCTGGGCGGCAAGCTGGCGGTGCTGAACACGCAGCTGGAGGGCAAGGCCTATCTGACCGGCGACACCTTCACCGTCGCCGATGCTTACGCCTACACGGTGCTGAGCTGGCTGCCGCGGATCGGCTTCGACCTGTCGCCCTTGCCGAATCTGGTTGCCTTCGCCGAGCGGGTTGCCGCCCGTCCTGCGGTGCAGGCGGCCCACGCCGCTGAAGCCCAAGGCTGA
- a CDS encoding acyl-ACP desaturase — protein MARAHWRIEELPWDRFDAGRVDPDLVPLIKAAALVEFNADDYTAYLCNVFNDDPEFQEAARGWAVEEVQHGEALGRWAELVDPTFDFRAAVERFRAGYRVPIDLDASVRGSRTGEMIARCMVETGTSSYYAAIGDSTDEPVLKEICRNIAADELRHYKIFYTYAKKYLDREGLNRIQRLKVALSRIGESEDDELAYAYYAANAPADAPYEHKLYNAAYKRRAFGRYRRKHVDRAIAMVFKACGLKPHTRLCSVASRGAWWFIDRQARKLAAQAV, from the coding sequence ATGGCGCGTGCGCATTGGCGGATCGAAGAGCTTCCCTGGGACCGTTTCGATGCCGGCAGGGTCGATCCCGACCTGGTTCCCCTGATCAAGGCAGCGGCTCTGGTCGAGTTCAACGCAGACGACTACACGGCCTATCTGTGCAACGTCTTCAATGACGATCCGGAATTCCAGGAGGCGGCCCGAGGCTGGGCGGTCGAGGAGGTCCAGCATGGCGAGGCGCTCGGCCGCTGGGCCGAACTGGTCGATCCAACCTTCGATTTCCGCGCCGCGGTCGAGCGCTTCCGTGCCGGCTACCGCGTGCCGATCGACCTGGACGCCTCGGTGCGCGGGTCGCGGACCGGCGAGATGATCGCCCGTTGCATGGTGGAGACCGGCACCAGTTCCTACTATGCCGCCATCGGCGATTCGACCGACGAGCCGGTGCTGAAGGAGATCTGCCGCAACATCGCGGCCGACGAACTGCGCCACTACAAGATCTTTTACACTTATGCCAAGAAGTACCTCGACCGCGAGGGGCTGAACAGGATCCAGCGGCTGAAGGTGGCGCTGTCGCGCATCGGCGAGTCGGAGGATGACGAACTGGCTTACGCCTATTACGCCGCCAACGCCCCGGCCGACGCCCCCTACGAGCACAAGCTCTACAACGCCGCCTACAAGCGCCGTGCTTTCGGCCGGTATCGCCGCAAGCACGTCGACCGTGCCATCGCCATGGTGTTCAAGGCCTGCGGCCTGAAGCCGCACACGCGCCTGTGCAGCGTGGCTTCGCGTGGCGCCTGGTGGTTCATCGACCGACAGGCCCGGAAGCTGGCGGCGCAGGCGGTCTGA